The Reinekea forsetii genome contains the following window.
TATTTTGTTGCGTTATGTTTAAGACCGCCCCCGATCTATTTAAATACCCCAAATACCAGCATGCCGAAAAAGTTGCTGCGCCTTTCTTGCCGATGAGTCGTGCGGAAATGGACACGCTGGGCTGGGATCAGTGCGACATTATCATCATATCGGGTGACGCCTATGTCGACCATCCGAGCTTTGGTATGGCCGTAATCGGTCGGACCTTGGAGGCTCAGGGCTTTCGTGTGGGCATCATTGCCCAGCCCGACTGGCAATCCGCCGAGCCGTTCAAGATATTGGGCGAGCCCAAACTGTATTTTGGCATCACAGCGGGCAACATGGATTCCATGATCAACCGCTATACGGCCGATCTAAAGGTGCGCAACGACGATGCCTATACCCCCAACAATGAAGGCGGTAAGCGACCAGAACGCGCGGTCTTGGTCTACAGTCAACGCTGCAAAGAAGCCTACCCTAAGGTGCCCATCGTGCTGGGCGGCATCGAGGCCAGCCTGCGCCGAATCGCCCAGTACGATTACTGGAGCAATAAGGTGCGTCATTCAATTCTGTTTGATTCTAATGCCGACATTCTGCTCTACGGCAATGCCGAGCGAGCGCTGGTCGAGGTGACTCACCGATTGGCCAATAATGTTCCCATTGGCGAGATCACCGATGTTCGCGGCACCGTGGTGTTAAAGAAAGAAGTGCCCAATGGCTGGACCGAAATCGACTCCAGCCGGATCGATTGGCCGAGCAATATCGGCGCAATAACCGAGTTTAACGAGCCCAATCCTTATGAGCAGAAGGAGCCGATCAACGAGGCAGGGGACAAAGCCAGCTGTGGCGCCAGTGACGCGGCGAGCAAGCCTGAGGTAGACGATAATGTCTCGGTGGTGCGGATTATTCCGATGCCCCTGCAGCGGAAATTCGATATCGATCACGAGCTGACTTGTATCCGACTGCCATCGTTTGAAAAAATCCGTAACGACCCGGCGCTCTATGCCCACGCCAGCCGCGTGCTGCATGTCGAGGCCAACCCACACAATGCCCACACCCTGGTGCAGCGTCATGGTAATCGTGAAGTGTGGGTCAATCCGCCACCGATTCCATTGCGCACCGAGGAGATGGACGGTGTCTTCGACCTAGAATATGCCCGGGTGCCGCACCCGAGTTACGGCAAAGCGAAAATACCTGCCTACGACATGATTAAAACCTCGATTAATATTATGCGCGGCTGTTTTGGCGGCTGTACCTTCTGTTCTATCACCGAACACGAGGGGCGCATTATTCAGTCGCGCTCGCATGAATCGGTGCTTAAAGAAGTCGAGGATATTAAAGCCAAGGTGCCCGGTTTTAGTGGCGCGTTGTCCGATTTGGGCGGCCCGACCGCGAATATGTACCATCTTCAGTGTAAGGACGACGCGATTCAAGCCAGTTGTCGCCGGCTCAGCTGTGTCTATCCGACCATCTGTGTCAATCTCAAAACCGATCACTCGATGACCACCCAGCTGTACCGCAAGGTGCGCAAGACGCCCGGCATCCACACCGTTGCCATCGCCTCCGGTCTGCGCTATGACTTGGCCATTGAAGATCCTGAGTACGTCAAAGAGCTCGTGACCCACCATGTTGGCGGCTACCTAAAAATCGCTCCGGAGCATACCGAAACTCGACCGTTGCAGATGATGATGAAACCCGG
Protein-coding sequences here:
- a CDS encoding YgiQ family radical SAM protein, encoding MFKTAPDLFKYPKYQHAEKVAAPFLPMSRAEMDTLGWDQCDIIIISGDAYVDHPSFGMAVIGRTLEAQGFRVGIIAQPDWQSAEPFKILGEPKLYFGITAGNMDSMINRYTADLKVRNDDAYTPNNEGGKRPERAVLVYSQRCKEAYPKVPIVLGGIEASLRRIAQYDYWSNKVRHSILFDSNADILLYGNAERALVEVTHRLANNVPIGEITDVRGTVVLKKEVPNGWTEIDSSRIDWPSNIGAITEFNEPNPYEQKEPINEAGDKASCGASDAASKPEVDDNVSVVRIIPMPLQRKFDIDHELTCIRLPSFEKIRNDPALYAHASRVLHVEANPHNAHTLVQRHGNREVWVNPPPIPLRTEEMDGVFDLEYARVPHPSYGKAKIPAYDMIKTSINIMRGCFGGCTFCSITEHEGRIIQSRSHESVLKEVEDIKAKVPGFSGALSDLGGPTANMYHLQCKDDAIQASCRRLSCVYPTICVNLKTDHSMTTQLYRKVRKTPGIHTVAIASGLRYDLAIEDPEYVKELVTHHVGGYLKIAPEHTETRPLQMMMKPGMGSYDRFKQMFDKYSKEAGKKQYLIPYFIAAHPGCEDEDMVNLALWLKNQDMKVDQVQTFYPSPMSLGTAMYFSGKNPLKKVTYKSPRVNVVKKIEERQLQKALLRYHDKSGWHLIRDALQRMGLARLIGDGDHCLVPAEEKQSVKRQPYKGVPKAKLATKPGRSGGRPAPKVKTILPKKQRKK